A window from Vigna angularis cultivar LongXiaoDou No.4 chromosome 7, ASM1680809v1, whole genome shotgun sequence encodes these proteins:
- the LOC108337052 gene encoding probable BOI-related E3 ubiquitin-protein ligase 3, with amino-acid sequence MAFPQHHFQRHYQTQQQQPQAKPFRNLQTIDGQIPQQVAFYNPTDLQDQSQHPPYIPPFHVVGFAPGPVPPADGSDGGVDLQLQWNYGLEPERKRLKEQDFLENNSQISSVDFLQPRSVSTGLGLSLDNTRLTSTGDSALLSLIGDDIERELQQQDVEIDRFLKVQGERLRQSILEKVQATQLQSVSLIEDKVLQKLREKEAEVESINKRNMELEDRMEQLTVEAGSWQQRARYNENMIAALKFNLQQAYVQSRDSKEGCGDSEVDDTASCCNGRTLDFHLLSKENTDMKEMMTCKACRVNEVTMVLLPCKHLCLCKDCESKLSFCPLCQSSKFISMEVYM; translated from the exons ATGGCTTTCCCTCAGCACCACTTCCAACGGCACTACCAAACCCAACAACAACAGCCACAGGCCAAACCCTTCAG AAATCTGCAAACAATAGATGGTCAGATTCCACAGCAGGTGGCGTTTTACAACCCTACTGATTTGCAAGATCAGTCCCAGCATCCACCCTACATACCTCCCT TTCATGTTGTTGGGTTTGCTCCGGGTCCTGTTCCTCCTGCTGATGGCAGTGATGGTGGAGTTGATTTGCAATTGCAATGGAATTATGGTTTGGAGCCAGAGAGGAAGAGACTTAAAGAACAGGACTTTTTGGAGAACAATTCTCAGATATCTTCTGTTGATTTTCTCCAACCACGATCAGTTTCAACTGGGTTAGGCTTGTCACTCGACAATACTCGCCTGACATCCACCGGAGACTCAGCTTTGTTGTCGCTCATTGGCGATGACATTGAGCGTGAGTTGCAGCAGCAGGATGTAGAGATAGATAGATTTCTCAAAGTGCAG GGTGAAAGGCTGCGTCAATCAATCTTAGAAAAGGTTCAAGCAACACAGCTTCAGAGTGTCTCACTCATAGAAGACAAAGTACTTCAGAAACTTCGCGAGAAAGAAGCTGAGGTTGAAAGCATCAACAAGAGGAACATGGAACTTGAAGACCGAATGGAGCAGTTGACTGTGGAAGCTGGTTCGTGGCAGCAGCGAGCAAGATACAATGAAAACATGATTGCTGCTCTCAAGTTCAACCTTCAGCAAGCATATGTCCAAAGTAGAGATAGTAAAGAAGGATGTGGTGACAGTGAGGTTGATGACACAGCTTCTTGCTGCAATGGCCGTACCCTTGATTTTCATCTGCTTTCTAAGGAGAACACTGATATGAAAGAGATGATGACATGCAAGGCTTGCAGAGTGAATGAAGTGACCATGGTTTTGTTACCTTGTAAGCATCTTTGCCTCTGTAAAGATTGTGAAAGTAAGCTTAGTTTCTGTCCTCTATGTCAATCCTCCAAATTTATAAGCATGGAGGTCTACATGTAA
- the LOC108338319 gene encoding uncharacterized protein LOC108338319, with amino-acid sequence MDPPTGPPGKKRKISKSQGIPSFDSHRFLTEDHQQWYAVVENRNLLPERKVVLQTGEHEEFQQELQRRKWIKLTKYAAHANVAVVKEFYANAMLLKAGDPTFKSFVRGKEISYSGRVINRFLGTELNLGPSGCQYVEWCNKKKDYLKVAEKLCKRGADYVTSAAGHKRRILRGDLVPLAQIWTSFLHSNISPCSHTSDITERRSQMVYAIMAGLSMDVGAIMAQEIHLTANSGSTGQLSFPSLITELCRRAGVDVSEPPFQKPRQPINAQFILKNCMGSETRAPLVRAAPPAVPGSIPHRLGLLETDQQLIHQKLDALYRSQVLMMSSIRSLIPGISQDSFHFPSAEEFDSNVAWPKHPEKQDSIEETDEHAVEKEVDEPAEEEGVRMLLMLRKKRMSTLETRRRGGASQGEGKQGPTSLACRKNSAEAVEGISVDPVTLAVRGNEQQEGFLGGPSDPSLLVSYVDHVAYRLWDGEDRGELKLVSHGRKLSKFGIYDPHIEAYVLNSGLLPLCYISYETADKGLISAFVERWHRDTNSFHLPVGEMTITLDDVSALLHISIVGQFCTYEQLEFATAAIVLVDLLGVEHEDATSEMRHCRGAHVRLSWLREVYEESCVQQRWECAARAYLLHLVGCTIFADKSATSISVSYLLLFRNLRMCGKYSWGAAALTHMYEQLGDACFAQTKQLGGYATLVQAWIYEHFPGMGNRDIVPAYQEVQPRAARYVTRRHISTVRVVRLQLDNLTHAGVIWNPYEAHRITQPFESITLFSGFIRLGASMHRHMPERVLRQYGYEQTVPRSPTTIDSVDLTIIDERWLHFADHLVTGMIPATSASACADGYMNWYKSVSHPYILSSGKEGRPSVLPRQHCHSSDEGGRLTPPQHEHACLDIFSRIANELQKMIDCGEVTEGRSPAWVGTQTSLQLARDVIDNKTICIRCSRNVFERHDEHSS; translated from the exons ATGGATCCTCCAACCGGACCACCCGGGAAAAAAAGGAAGATCTCAAAATCCCAAGgcattccatcttttgattcCCACCGGTTCCTTACAGAAGATCACCAACAATGGTACGCAGTAGTCGAGAACCGGAACTTATTACCGGAACGAAAGGTTGTTTTACAAACAGGTGAACACGAAGAGTTTCAACAAGAGCTCCAGAGGCGAAAATGGATCAAATTGACGAAATACGCGGCTCATGCAAATGTAGCCGTTGTAAAAGAATTCTATGCCAATGCAATGTTGCTCAAAGCAGGAGATCCAACCTTCAAAAGCTTTGTCAGAGGCAAAGAGATATCCTATAGTGGCCGAGTCATTAACCGTTTCCTGGGTACGGAACTAAATTTGGGTCCATCAGGCTGTCAATATGTTGAATGGTGCAATAAGAAAAAGGACTACTTGAAGGTGGCTGAAAAACTGTGCAAGCGTGGGGCAGACTATGTAACTAGTGCAGCAGGCCACAAACGGAGAATTTTGAGAGGCGATTTGGTTCCCTTAGCGCAGATATGGACgtcttttctgcattccaacatTTCTCCTTGTTCTCACACCTCAGATATCACTGAGAGGAGATCCCAAATGGTATATGCTATTATGGCTGGATTATCCATGGATGTTGGAGCCATCATGGCTCAGGAGATTCATTTGACAGCAAACTCAGGCAGTACTGGTCAGCTGAGTTTCCCGTCTCTAATCACCGAGCTTTGTCGCAGGGCAGGAGTTGATGTCTCAGAGCCACCTTTCCAAAAACCTCGGCAGCCTATTAATGCCCAGTTCATTTTGAAAAACTGTATGGGAAGTGAAACTCGTGCTCCCTTAGTGAGAGCTGCGCCTCCTGCTGTACCTGGTAGCATCCCTCATCGACTCGGGCTATTAGAGACTGATCAGCAATTGATCCACCAGAAGTTGGATGCCTTGTACCGTTCCCAGGTTTTGATGATGAGCAGCATACGGAGCCTCATACCTGGCATTTCTCAGGACTCATTTCATTTTCCATCTGCAGAGGAGTTTGATTCCAATGTCGCATGGCCGAAACATCCTGAAAAGCAGGATTCTATTGAGGAAACAGATGAGCATGCGGTTGAGAAGGAGGTGGATGAGCCTGCTGAGGAGGAGGGGGTGAGGATGCTGTTGATGCTAAGGAAGAAGAGGATGAGCACCTTGGAGACTAG GAGGAGAGGTGGTGCAAGCCAAGGTGAAGGCAAGCAGGGGCCTACGTCTTTGGCCTGTAGAAAAAACTCTGCAGAAGCTGTAGAAGGGATTAGTGTAGATCCTGTGACTTTAGCTGTAAGGGGTAATGAGCAGCAGGAAGGATTTCTTGGAGGACCATCAGACCCTTCTTTACTGGTTAGTTATGTTGATCACGTGGCATATAGACTATGGGACGGCGAg GATCGAGGAGAATTGAAATTAGTCTCCCATGGTCGTAAATTGAGTAAATTCGGGATTTATGATCCTCATATTGAGGCATATGTACTTAATTCTGGTTTATTGCCTTTGTGCTACATAAGTTATGAGACAGCTGATAAGGGATTGATATCAGCATTTGTGGAGAGGTGGCATCGAGACACGAACAGCTTTCATCTCCCAGTTGGTGAGATGACCATAACATTAGATGATGTGTCGGCACTGCTTCATATCTCCATTGTGGGACAATTTTGTACATATGAGCAGCTGGAATTTGCCACTGCGGCAATAGTTTTGGTGGACTTGTTGGGAGTTGAGCATGAAGATGCGACCTCAGAAATGAGACATTGTCGTGGGGCACATGTAAGACTTAGTTGGCTACGAGAGGTTTACGAGGAATCATGTGTCCAACAGCGTTGGGAATGCGCAGCACGAGCATACTTGTTGCATCTTGTAGGATGTACTATATTTGCTGATAAGAGTGCGACTTCCATTAGTGTGTCATACCTACTACTATTTAGGAATCTGAGAATGTGTGGCAAATATTCATGGGGAGCCGCTGCATTGACACACATGTACGAGCAGTTAGGTGATGCATGCTTTGCACAAACGAAACAATTGGGTGGTTATGCCACGCTTGTCCAG GCTTGGATATACGAGCACTTTCCAGGGATGGGAAATAGGGACATCGTCCCAGCATATCAAGAAGTTCAACCGCGAGCTGCACGATATGTTACCAGACGACATATCTCTACCGTTAGAGTGGTTAGGTTGCAGTTAGATAATTTGACCCATGCTGGAGTCATATGGAACCCTTATGAAGCGCATAGGATCACTCAACCCTTCGAGTCAATTACTCTCTTTTCTGGTTTCATTCGTTTGGGTGCGTCTATGCATCGTCATATGCCGGAGCGAGTCTTGCGACAATATGGCTACGAGCAGACTGTTCCGAGATCTCCCACGACGATTGATAGTGTTGACTTGACTATCATTGATGAACGGTGGTTACACTTCGCAGACCACCTAGTGACAGGGATGATACCAGCTACCTCAGCGTCTGCTTGTGCTGACGGTTACATGAATTGGTATAAGAGTGTGTCACACCCTTACATACTTTCTAGTGGAAAGGAAGGTCGACCCAGTGTCTTACCACGCCAACATTGTCATAGCTCAGATGAAGGAGGTAGACTCACACCACCACAGCATGAGCATGCTTGTTTG GACATATTTAGTCGCATCGCGAACGAGTTACAAAAGATGATTGATTGCGGTGAGGTGACTGAAGGAAGAAGTCCAGCATGGGTTGGGACCCAAACATCACTACAATTAGCCCGTGATGTCATTGATAACAAAACGATTTGTATTAGATGTTCTCGTAATGTATTTGAGAGACACGATGAGCATAGTAGTTAA